A stretch of Triticum aestivum cultivar Chinese Spring chromosome 1D, IWGSC CS RefSeq v2.1, whole genome shotgun sequence DNA encodes these proteins:
- the LOC123182802 gene encoding protein phosphatase 2C 50: MAAAAAICGQDEPAPRDPEGAAAAAGGGVERLDLGDGRAALVAGGKRSVYLMECEPVWGCVATPGRGGEMEDACAAVPRFADVPVRLLARRRDLDGLGLDADALRLPSHLFAVFDGHGGAEVSNYCRERLHVVLSKELRRPPSDLGEMSDVDMKEHWDDLFTRCFQTVDDEVSGLASRLVHGQPRSDPIAAENVGSTAVAVVVCSSHVVVANCGDSRIVLSRGKEPVALSIDQKPDRKDERARIEAAGGKVIQWNGHRVSGILAMSRSIGDRYLKPYIIPKPEVTIVPRAKDDDCLILASDGLWDVVSNEEACKVARRQIQQWHKNNSVTTSSSDGGDGSTDPAAQAAADYLTRLALKKGSQDNITVIVVDLKPRRKPKNNS, translated from the exons atggcggcggcggcggccatctgCGGGCAGGACGAGCCGGCGCCGCGCGAtccggagggcgcggcggcggcggcgggcggcggggtcgagcgGCTGGATCTCGGGGACGGCCGGGCGGCGCTCGTGGCGGGGGGCAAGAGGAGCGTCTACCTCATGGAGTGCGAGCCGGTGTGGGGCTGCGTTGCCACGCCGGGCCGCGGCGGGGAGATGGAGGACGCCTGCGCCGCCGTGCCCCGCttcgccgacgtgcccgtgcgccTGCTCGCCCGCCGCCGCGACCTCGACGGGCTCGGGCTCGACGCCGACGCGCTCCGCCTGCCCTCCCACCTCTTCGCCGTCTTCGACGGCCACGGCGGCGCCGAG GTGTCCAACTACTGCCGGGAGAGGCTCCACGTCGTGCTGAGCAAGGAGCTGAGGAGGCCCCCCAGCGATCTGGGCGAGATGAGCGATGTGGACATGAAGGAGCACTGGGACGACCTCTTCACCAGGTGCTTCCAGACGGTGGATGACGAGGTGTCAGGGCTTGCAAGCAGGCTCGTCCACGGACAGCCCCGGTCAGACCCGATCGCCGCGGAGAACGTGGGCTCCACGGCGGTTGCAGTGGTGGTGTGCTCCTCCCATGTCGTGGTCGCCAACTGCGGCGATTCACGCATCGTGCTCTCGCGCGGGAAGGAGCCTGTCGCCCTCTCAATTGATCAGAAG CCTGACAGGAAGGATGAGCGCGCCAGGATTGAGGCTGCGGGAGGCAAGGTCATCCAATGGAATGGACACCGAGTGTCCGGCATACTGGCTATGTCACGATCCATTG GTGACCGATACTTGAAGCCATACATCATCCCAAAACCAGAAGTTACGATTGTTCCCCGGGCTAAAGATGACGACTGCCTCATTCTGGCCAGCGACGGGCTTTGGGACGTCGTGTCAAACGAAGAGGCGTGCAAGGTCGCGCGCCGGCAAATCCAGCAGTGGCACAAGAACAACAGCGTCACAACATCGTCATCAGATGGAGGTGATGGATCCACCGACCCTGCCGCGCAGGCAGCTGCGGACTATCTGACGAGGCTTGCGCTGAAGAAAGGAAGCCAAGACAATATAACCGTAATCGTGGTCGACTTGAAACCCCGGAGGAAACCCAAGAATAATTCCTAA